The nucleotide window ATATTCGGATTATCAGGCAATATAAGAGACGGCAAATTGATTTTATCCGGGTCGGAATCAATGTGATAATCTTTGGGAATTTTTGAGTTAAAATAAAGGTCCTGAAATTCTGAAAATTTAATGGCATGTGCTGTTGCATCAAGGATGGCGGTATCTTTTTTGTTGACAATTTTTTTGTCAAGTGCTTTCACAAGTCCTGCAAGGCACTCTCCACCCTGGGTGCAGGTAATATGTCCGTTCTTATTGGCCAGAAGCTGCCAATCCATGATGGATTGTTCTGTTACCTGAACAAAGAATACCTGTTGGCGACCGGCAAGTGAATTGTATTTTTTTGCAATGTGTACAACCCTTGGCATTGAAACCGGATTTCCAATCATGGCCGCCTGGGCCACGCTTGGTTTTGTATCCACGGGTACAAATTTTCTTTTGGTCTCATCAGGTTCAAGGTAGTATTGAAAAACAGGATCTGCATGTTCTGACTGAACGCCTATAATTTTTGGCAGGCAGTCAATGATATTGGCTTCATAAAATTTGATAAACCCGTTCATTACCGCTGAAATATTGCCTGCATTCCCAATGGGAACCACCACCACTTTGTCTTTCATATCCCATTCAAAATCTTGGGCAATTTCATATGAATAAGATTCTTGACCTAAAATGCGCCAGGCATTTTTTGAATTTAAAAGCACCACTGAATACTGGGTTGACAAATGTTCCACAATTTTCATGCAGTCGTCAAAAACACCTGGAATTTCAAATACATGCGCGCCGCTTCCCAGTGGTTGTGACAATTGTTGAGACGTTACCTTTTTGTGTGGTAAAAGAACAGCGGATTTGATTAAAGGGTCCAGATAGGAGGCATAGAGTGATGCTGCAGCAGATGTGTCACCCGTGGAGGCACATATGGCAATAACATCCGATACCAGTTTTTGGTCGATGAGATATTTGATGCTTGACACGGCACTGGCCATACCACGGTCTTTAAAAGATGCACTGGGGTTTTGTCCGTCGTTTTTATAAAAAAAGGATAGCCCGACTTTCTTTTGCAGGGTTTGATTGGCTTCAACAATGGGGGTGTGACCTTCGCCAAGGTAAACAATGGACTCCAGAGGGATGCAGGGTCCGATAAATTCATGATACCGGTAAATTCCCTTGAGTGCGGGGATTTTCAACATTTTTCTGAAATCAAATATTTTTTGCCATACAGCCCCTGGAATTTTTTGTAGGGAGGCGGCATTTCGATCCTGGATGAGCAGTACCTGATTACACTCAGGGCAAACATACAAAAGTTTTTCAATGGGATATTCGGCAGAACATCCAAGGCATTTGTAATACAGCCCTTCTCTTGTCTCTGGTATGATATGAGGTCGTATATCCTCAGGAAAGAAATCAAGCTTCATGACGAATCACCTTTTGGCCTCCCATGTAAGGTATTAAAGCATCTGGAATCAAGACCGATCCATCTGCCTGCTGATAATTTTCTAATATGGCGGCAAATGTTCTTCCCACAGCCAGTCCTGAACCATTTAAAGTATGAACATATTCCGGTTTTTTATTGCCTTTTCTTCTAAAGCGTATGTTGGCACGCCTGGCCTGAAAATCCAGACAATTGCTGCAGGAGGAGATTTCCCTGTATTTGCCCTGGTCGTCCTGGCCAGGCATCCAGACTTCTATATCATAGGTTTTTGTGGCTGAAAACCCTAAATCACCAGTGCAAAGTGTAACGACTTGATAGGGCAGTTCAAGAAGCTGAAGGATCTTTTCGGCATTTGCCAGCAGAGATTGAAGTTCATCAAAAGAGGTTTCTGGCGTTGTTAATTTAACCATTTCCACTTTATTAAACTGGTGTTGTCGGATCAGTCCTTTTGTATCCCTGCCGTATGAACCAGCCTCTGACCTGAAACATGGTGTATACGCTGTAAATTTGCAGGGGAGCATTGACTCGTCAAGGATTTCATTGGAATAAATATTGGTTATTGGAACTTCAGAGGTCGGAATCAGGTAGTAATCCAAGCCTTCGATTTTAAACAGGTCTTCTTCAAACTTGGGTAATTGACCGGTTCCGGTCATGGTGGTTTTATTTACAATAAAGGGGGGAAGAGCCTCTGTGTAGCCGTGTTGGGATGTGTGGATGTCCAGCATGAAATTGATGAGGGCTCTTTCAAGTCTTGCCCCTTTTCCAATATAGAGCGGAAATCTTGCACCGGTCAGTTTGGCAGCCCTTGTAAAATCAAGAATTCCTAAATTTTCACCAATTTCCCAATGGGGTTTTATTTTAAAATCAAATTGTTTTGGCTGCCCCTGGGTTTTTTCCAGCCGGTTTTGGGTATCATCTTTACCCATGGGAACATCCTCATGGGGGATGTTTGGTATGGAAATAAGAAACTCATTGATGAGTGCTTTTATGGTTGAAAGTTCTTTGTCCAGTTTTTTGATTGTTTCAGACACATCTCTCATTTCTTTAATAAGAGGCCCAGCGTCATGGCCGGATTTTTTTATTTTGGCGATCTCATCTGAAACCACGTTCCTTTTATGTCTTAACTTTTCTATTTCTAAAAGCAGGGCTTTTCTTTTGTCATCATTTTCCAAAAGAGATGCAAAGTTAAGTTTAGCATTTCTTTTTTTCATTCCATTTTTAACAATTTCCAGATTATTTTTTACATATTTTAAATCCAGCATTTTTTATTATTTTACCTTTTTTAAATCCGCTAAGTTCTTATTTTAAAAGATTCTTTAACAATTGTAACCTGATATCACGAGGTGTGTAAACAGTCAATGGTTATTGCAGGTTGACAATTGCCAATCTGTGCATAATATTTGCTAAAATTTTTTTTGTAATAATAAGGAAGCAAAGAGATGGATGAAATAAAGAATGGGAAGAATAATAATTTAGCAGTGGTGGCTGAACGGCTTGCAAAGCTCACAAAAGAAGAACTTTCTGAAAAATATAAAATTATTGAGGCTAAACTTTTTGAGTTTGCCAATTTCATGGAAGCCCACCTGGCGTTTTTATATACCCCGGTGAGTAATGAAATTCCCACTGAAAGAATTATCAAAAAAGCGCTACAGATAGAAAAAGGACTTGTCTTGCCGGTCTTTACCGATTCAAAAAATGCAATCAATCTTTATAAAATAAGTGATTATGATAAAGATCTTATCACAAGTGCCAATGATATCCTTGAACCAAATATTGAAAAATGCAAGAAGATATCATTGGAAGCTGTTGATATTGCCATTATCCCGGGGCTTGCGTTTGACGACAAAGGTGGCCGAATTGGGTTTGGTAATAATTTTTACAGCAAATTGATAACAAAACTGCCTGAAACCTGCAGGAAAGTATCCCTTGCCTATGAGGATCAGATTGTTGATCAGATCCAGATGGAATCCAGAAAGTATACCGTTGATATTATCATAACGGATAAACGGGTGATTTATAAAATATAATTGTTGTCAGCCGGAATAAAAAATAGCGATTAATGATAAAAGGACTGTTCCTGAAAAGAACCAGGGAAGAGTTCTTTTATTTTTTTTCCGGGTTAATTTCTTTAGCAAATTTCCTTAAGTCAGGTGTTTTCCCCATGACAATGACCGTGTCCAGGGGTTCAATCAAGGTTTCAAAGTGGGGGTTAAACAACATTTCTCCAGAGGATTTTTTTATGGATATTATGATGAGATTGAAATCCTGCCTGATCCCGGAATCTTTTAATGCAACATTGGTATACCTGGAGCTTTTCGGGACAAAAAGCTCTTCAATTTGAATGGCCTGGCTTCTTCTGGATAATGCAATATCAAGAAAGCTGCTGACACTTGGTCTTAATAGTTTTAATCCCATGGAAACAGCTCCTGTAACATAGGGGGACTCAACCAGATTAGCCCCGGCAACCATGAGTTTTTTTCTTACCTTCGGACTGCTGGCCCGGGCCATAATATAAATATCAGGGTTTAGCTGTTTTGCCGTTAAGACAAGAAAGACATTTGCTGTGTCCGTTCCAAGTGCGGCAACTAAAAATGAGGCTTTTGCAATGCCCGCTTTTGCCAGGAGATCTTCGTCAGATGAATCCCCATGAAGGTAATGCATTTTATCTTTTTCCAATGACTCAATAAGGGTATCATCATTTTCTATTACTACAATATCCTTGGTCTCGTCTTTGATCAGTTGACACAATACTCTCCCTATACGGCCGTATCCGCATACAATATAATGGTTTTTCAACTTACTGATTTTTCTGTCCAATCTTTTCCTCCCCAATATTGATTGCATTTCCCCTTCAACAATGGATTGTATTATAACACCGGTAATGTAAAGAAAATAGCCGACACCTGCAATCATAAGGATGATGGTAAATATTTTTCCGGCGGGACTTGTTTCATGTACCTCCATAAAGCCGACTGTCGTAACGGTTATGGCAGTCATATAGGCGGCATCAAGGAAACTCCATTTTTCGATCACCATATATCCGGTCACTCCCATAAAAAACATCACCCAGGAAATGATAATTGTTCGTATGATTTGCTGAAGTCGATTCATGATGTATAAATATAGATCTTAAGAATAAAAATTAGATTACTGATTTGAGTTAGGACACTCAGTCGAAACAAGGCTTTTCTGATAAGCCCTGTTTCTAAGGATTATGTGCTGGAAAATTTTCATCAAAAGCCTCAAACCGTTCCACCTTATGCCGGTAATCAAAATAAGATTGCATGATGCAAAAGGCTGATCTTTTTAAGGCATAAAAATCCATTGTAAAGAGCAGCCTTTTAAAATTTATGCAGTTTGAGTTTAGAGCGGACCCGTCGTGTCAGTTACAGGGCCGCTGGAATTTCCACCCACACTACTACCAGTTGGAGGCGTTACGGTTACTATTACCTCCAGAGAACCGTTGTCAGCTTCTTCTGTGCCTTGAGGAGTTATCAACAAGCCAACAGTATGTGCTTCTCCAAGCCCATTAGAATCGGGTAAAACAAAGTCGGTATCTCCTGTTAATTCAGCGTTGTTAAATGTACCTGAAGTGGTTATTTTAACAGTAGTTCCACCAACCAGGGCATTGCCATACACATCGCCGAGGTAATAGATTAATGGATAACTCCCCCCGTTGATTCTATCAATATTGAAATTTTTGGTCAAATTAAGTGGCGCTTGGTTATCAGAAAAAAGGACGTTCAAACTATCCCATATAATGGTATTTGACTGATATTTTCCATCGGCTTGTGTAAACAAACCGCTTCCATCGCTGTCAATATATTTTTCTCCACTGTCATACTGGCCGTTGTCATTGGCATCAATATAGGGTTCACTCATATCCACAGTCAAAGTATCTATGCCTTCATCATAAATATTGTTACCATTAATATCATAAAATCCTTCATCTCCAGGAGTATACACTACCACTCTACATAAGCCGGGATTGCTTTTTGATGAGCCGTCCACCCCCCCCAGATAAGGAGTCGTTGGAGGAGAGGTCTGCAAAGTTGCTTCGGCAACTCCAAAAACAGTAGAAGCTTCAAACCCATCACTGGTTCCAATCGTTCCCCCCTCGGACATAAAACTTACCTTTGTTCCATCCGGCACAACATTACCGTATCTATCCCCCAAGTATGCTGTAATTTTGTTCTGAAGTCCAAATGTCCTGCCGCCCGCCATATTAAAAGATTCAATAGCTATGCCAAGCTGTTCTGCAGCCGGCAGACCGCTGACAATAGTAACTTTTGCTTCTGTTGAAAAATTAGTATCACCGTCATTATAAATCGCATTAATTCCCACTGTACCTGAAACAGTACCACTGATAAGGGAAACAGAAACCTTACCGTTCTGTGTTTTGGCTTCGGTTGCTGATAATTTTTCTCCCCCCCCCATAGGTGTGGAAATTTTAAATTCAACCAGATTATCATCAGAGACGGGATTGCCTGAATCGTCATGAACTGAAAAGGTTATAATAGATATGTTTGAGATGCCGGAACCCGCTACACCGATCGTTTCAGGAGTAATACTGTCAATAAAAATAACAGCTGGTAATCCTGTGGCAATCTCATCTACTGCTACATCATCGTTACTGACCACATCTCCGTCATCGTTACAGCCTGTTATAATCAACAGTGCGAGTATTATCATGGTTAAATATTTTATTGATCTCATTTTTACCCCTTATATAATGTTTTAGTAATCTATAGAATAGTATGGATATGTAGGATAGGCAGATGTTTTTGTCAAGAAGAGGATGAAAATTGTATTTTCTTGACTGAAGAATGGGTTGCTGGTATTAAGGATACATGAACGACGAACCTAAAAAATTTGTCCGCTGGCGTCGTGAAATGGTTGAAAAACAGATTATGTCACGGGGAATAACAGATCCATTGGTTCTTGAGGCAATGAGAACAGTGCCAAGGCATTTGTTTGTCAGTGAAGCCCTTGTCGAAAGCGCATATGGGGATTTCCCGCTTCCCATTGGAGAGGGGCAGACAATTTCTCAACCCTATATTATTGCTGAGATGACTCAGAGTCTCAAGTTAAAAGGCCATGAAAGAGTTCTTGAGATCGGTACAGGATCAGGGTATCAGGCTGCCATCCTGGCTAAGATCGTCTATAAGGTGTATACCATTGAAAGAAACAATACCTTGTTTTTGCAAACAAGAAAGCTTTTTGACAGGTTGAAATACTATAATATTGTTACCAGATATAGCGACGGAACCCAGGGTTGGAAACAGGAAAGTCCGTTTGATGCTATTATTGTTACTGCCGGGGGCCAGCAGATTCCTGCACCGCTGATTGAACAGCTTGCAATCGGGGGGCGTCTTATTATGCCGGTGGGCAGTAATTTTTTACAGGAACTGCTACATCTTGAAAAGACAGAAGACGGAATAAAAACAACAAACCTTGGTGCTTGCAGATTTGTAAGATTGATTGGTCAGCATGGCTGGGATGAGTAGGGTCTTAAAAAAAAACTGATGAAAAGTCAAATTGAGCTTCCTTCACTGGTCAAAGAGCTTTTTATCGGATTTTGCCTGGGAATGGCAAATATTATTCCCGGGGTTTCAGGCGGTACATTTCTTCTGATTTTTAAAATTTATGAACGTGTCTTTTCCATTCTGAATAATATCAATAAAGCTAATACTCTCTATCTTTTCCACCTTATTCTAAAATTTTTTTTTAAAGCAGATAAACTGCAAACATTTAAAATTTTTATGGAATTTTTAGAAAAAAAGGATTTTATTTTTCTGTTTAAGTTGATGGCTGGTGCGGTGGCAGCTATTATTTCCCTTTCAAGCCTGATGAAATATTTGATTGTTCATCAGTTTTCCATTACCTATTCTTTATTTTTCGGGTTGATTCTGATTTCCATCATCATACCTGTAAAAATGTTGACGGATAAAAAGTTTTATCTGATTTTTTTTGTTTTGATGGGTACAATCTCGACCCTTTATGTAACCTATGCTGTTAACCCTTACGATAAAGTAAAGATGAAATCAGATGTTTACGCAGGCAAGTATTTGCAGACCCAGTCTTTACAGAATCGGGATTTAAAACAGGATTTTCAAAAAGAAAAACAAGAGAGTGCAGCCTTTTTTTTTACTGGGAAATATACGTTTGATGAGTATCTGTATGCAGGCATTTGCGGGGCGGTTGCGGTTTCAGCAATGGTTCTTCCCGGCATAAGCGGGTCTCTGGTGCTTATTTTGATGGGTGAGTATTTTGAAGTTGTTTCCGCCATCTCAGGGCTAAAGACATTTAACTTGGATAATGTTGCTTTTTTAGGGTGTTTTACAATGGGCATTATTCTGGGCGGGCTTTTATTTGTAAGGCTTGTCACTGCGGTTTTAAAAAGATATTATAATGCAGCAATGGCTTTTCTTATCGGGTTGATGGCAGGGTCTTTATTCGCGTTGTGGCCTTTTAAAAAAAGCATTGTCATGGCGCAGTACTATATCAAAGAGGATGGTGTGATCCGTATGGTTCAAGATGTAAAAGTCTATACAAATATAAATGAGCTTCCCTTCATTGGAATAGAATTTTATCTTTCAATAGCATCCTTTATTATCGGATGCAGTATTATGTTTTTGTTTGTTAAAAAAGAAGTGAATTAATGAGTGTTTGGGTTTTGCAGGTTTTATATGAAAGTCTTCAAAAATCCAAACAGTGACTTTCATTTTTGTTGTGTAACCCCAATCTGCCATGGCCATTAGTAATTCAAAATGGATTGCAATGTCTGTTTTTTTCTACCTGTTTGTTGCCAATCCCTTGAATTAAAGCGATTCCGGTGTGAAGGTCACGATATGGTCAATGGATGGTGCATTGCAAAAAATCATGACAAGTCTGTCAACACCCATGGCAATACCTGCGGCATCGGGCATGGTTTCAAGATCTTTGAGAAACTTTTCCGGGACAGGAATCTTGGCTTTATTTTGAGATATCCGGATCTGATTTTCTTTTTCAAATCTCAGCTGTTGTTCCACAGGGTCGGTCAGTTCCGTAAATCCGTTGGCAAGCTCAATACCGGCCATATAAAATTCAAATCTCTGGGCACAGGCCGGATTGTCCGGTTTGAGTTTTGCCAATGATGCCAGGCGTGCCGGATAATCATACAAAAAGACAGGTGTTGCATTCCCAAGGCAGGGCTCTATTTGAAAGCTCATTATTTCATCAAAGCTGTTGTCTTCCAATGCTGTGTTGAGGCTTTTATCCGCATACATATCAAAGGCCTGCTCAACAGTCAGCTTTTCCCATGGGGCGGCTAATTGGATACGTTTATCCTGATACCTGATTTTGTTTCCAAGGGACAGTCTTGACGCAATAAATTGAATTAACCCCTTGCATTGATTCATTAAATCAAGGTAGGTGTTATCTTTTGCATACCACTCCAGCATGGTTAATTCCGGCAGGTGATGTGATCCTCGTTCGTTTTTTCTGAAGCATTTGCAGATCTGAAATATTTTATCAAATCCTTTTGATAACAGCCGTTTCATGCAAAGTTCTGGTGACGCCTGGAGAAAATGGCCTTCAGTGGTTACAGGATCAATCTGGGCTTCGGGAATAACAGACGGACACCGGATGGGCGTATCGACTTCAAGATAGTGATTGCCGGTAAAAAAATCCCTTATGGCTTGAATCACAAGGGATCTTATTATCAGGTTTTGGTAATGTTTTTTTTGATCCAATGTTACTTTGTTTGATATGTATCTTTTGGTCGATCCTGTAAAAATATTTTATCAAATTTGCTTTTATCAGCTTGGTCAAAAAACTTATAGCCTGCTTCAATACAGGCTTTACAGGCGTTGATAGGGATATGTACGGCAAGAATATGGCGTCCTGGCGTGGCATTGGAATCTATCTCAAAACAACCACCACAGTCCGGACAGATTCGGACTTTTTCTTTTTGCCGTTCAAAAATATTATCTGTATCATAAAATATTTCCCGGTGTCTGATCTGGAGTTCTCCGGGCTTTCCGGCTTTTTGTCTTAATTCGTCTTTCTGATTCCAATAGGAATTGACAAGATCCGTGGTCTTTTTGATTTTGTCCGTGATACTGACCGATTGTTTAAGACGTTCAGGATTGAAATCCGGTTCAACAACGCCGGAATAATCAAGACCTGCCATGGCAAGGATAATGCCCAGGTTCACATAGGGAAGCGCGCCTTCAATAGAATATCCGCCTTCAAGAACGGCAATGTCCGGTTTTAGAAGGGTGGTAAGTTTTGCATATCCCTGGGCTGAAAAATTCATATTGGTCAATGGATCTGTATAATGATTGTCTTGGCCTGCAGAGTTAACAATAAGATCAGGTTTGAATTCTTCTAAAACAGGTAACACACAATTTCTAATAACATAGAGATACCCTTCCGTAGATGTGCCGGGCGGTAAAGGGATGTTCAGATTTGAACCTTTGGCATTGGGGCCACCCAATTCGCCGGGAAAGCCTGTGCCGGGATACATGGTTCTGCCATCCTGATGAAGGGAGATGAACAATACATCAGGATCATGCCAGAAAATATCATTGGTCCCATCCCCGTGATGGCAATCAGTATCAACAATTGCTATTTTTTTAATACCGAATTGAGATCTGATATACTCGACCATGATGGCTTCGATATTGATGTGGCAAAACCCTCTGCCGCCATGGGAAACCCTCATGGCATGATGACCCGGAGGACGAACAAGGGCGAATCCGTTTTTCACTTCTTTGTTTAAAACAGCATCTGCAATGGCCTTGGCCCCACCGGCACTGATGAGATGGGATTCGGTGGTAACGGCTTTTTCGCTGGGTACACAGAAATGCGCTCGCCTGATATCCTGATTGGTGACAATCTCCGGCTTGTATTCAATAATACCGCTGATATCAAAGATGCCTTCCTCTATTACCTGGTCCTGGGTATATAGAAGCCTTTCTTCTCTTTCAGGATGGGTTGGATCAATAGCCCAGTCAAAAGCGGGGAAGAATACAAGACCTGTTTTGTGGTGTGCCTTTAACATTATTACCTCTTTGAATTATTACAAAACCTTTTCAAATCCTTTGATCAATCCGGGTTTGATCTGCATTTTTGTTCTGTATATTTTACCCCTGGGTGAAAAATTCCGTACAATATTGAATTTTTGAAATTCAACCACTTCCACTTCAGTCAGATTGTCGGGATTGGCACCAGAATTTATTGCTTTTTCTTTTAAAAGCGTTGTTGCCGTTTCAATAAGGTTCTCGTCAGAATATGTTTTGGAAATGGGTTCTGCAAAATCTTCTTCATGGGCTGTCACAATACCCTGTTCAGTATCTGCATTCAGTGAAACCTCACATGTGGTTCTGGCAAGGGCGGCACCAATGGCGTTTGCCACCGAAGATTCCGGTACGGCAATCGTTTTTATATGATAAAGCTCTTCTATCTTTTTTGCAAAATAGGGTGCAGGCCCTCCTAAAATGAGTATTTTTCTTGGACTTATTTTATAGCCTTCAAGAAATTCATGAACAGTATATACTGGTTTGGAATTGAGTCTATCAATCATTTCAAAGGTTTTTTTAAGAATGACGGAACAGCATTTCTTGAAAATTTTATCAGCTGTTTCTTTATCGGTCAGGCCCAGTTCCATTGCAATATTGTGTATTCCTTTTTGAGCATTTTCTTGATCACCATCCTTCATGAGTCCCAGCACAAAAAGTGCGTCTGTAAGCGTCGGTTCAGGTCCACCAAAGGCCATGGCCGGTCCCTGTCGATCGGGTCCAATGGTCAATTCTTTGTCTTTTACCCTGACTGTGCTGTCGCCGCCAATACCTTTTGAATCGGTTAGAAGGGATCGGATCAAACTTTTATATTGCCCTCTGCGGATTCCCACAGGTTCTAATAACGGGGCTTTGTCAACCAGAAACGCAATATCCGTGGTTGTTCCACCGATATCAAGTACAATGGCATCCTGTTTTTTAGGGGCATAAGGTATCGCTCCCATAATACTGGCGGCAGGTCCGGACAGCACGGTTTGACCTGGGAAAGACATGGACGACTCAAGGGACATGGTTCCGCCGTCAGCTTTTAGGATCTGAATTGGAATGGTAAGCCCTTTTTCCGCCAGGGATTTTTTGACAGCCTCAAAAAAAGATTTATAAAGGGAAAACACAGCCGCATTTAAATGGGTTGTGACAATCCTGCGGGGAAAATTAAGGTTTCCTGAGACATGGTGGCCCAAAAATATTTTTTTAAAATATTTATTTAAAATTCTTTTGATAAGAATTTCATGGCTGGGATTTCGAACGCAGAACTTGCTGATCACACCAACATATTCAATGCCTGATTTTTTCAGCTTTTTGGCAATATCTTCGATCTCCATTTTGTTTACCGGAGCTTTTTCTCTTCCCCTGTGGTTGATTGATCCTGATACACAATAATAGTGTTTTCCGATTCTAAAGGCTTGAGGATCAATCCCGGGGCCTGCCGAGACAATTATGCCAACCGGCTCCATATTTTTTTGGACAATGGCATTGGTTGTCAGTGTTGTCGAGATCACGATCCGTTTAACATGTTTTGGATCAATATTATCCAAAAGCTTTGTAAAGCATGAGAGAATGGTATTGAAAAGATCAGCAGAGTCTGTGGATACTTTGACTTTTTTTTCAATACCGTTGCTGCTTAAAAGAACAGCATCCGTATGTGTACCGCCAACATCTAATCCTATAATCATGGCGCATTCCTGATTCTTTATGTATTACAGCCCAAAACTTACTTTTAATACCATGCGGAGCTTGTCAGAAAAACCAGGGCTTGTCAATCAGATTTTCTTTAGAAGTCTATCAGGCATGCGGCTTGAAAGATCGGTTTTAAACTTGAATTATTAAGATATTACATTTATCTATAAATAACTGCTAAGGGCATACCTTGTCTTTCAATCTTTGTTGTGGGCAAACCAAGGTGAAAGCCCAAGTCTGACCGTGGCAGTTATATGACAATGGTTTGGTGTTTTTTGGGGATCTGCAGAGTATGAAAATATAATCATCTGAATTTATTGTAATTTAGGTTTTAGTGTGTCTTTCATAACCTGCCGAAATTATTGAAAGCCAAATTTTTTGCCGAACCACATTATATAAAAAATATTTGATATAAAAAAACATTGTTTATTTTGAAAAATAAATATTTGTTTAAAAGGAGTGATTTGTGGCCTGCATTGAATGGAAGAAACATGAATCTTTGGCAATCATCAATATGTGCAACGGCGCAAATAAGCAGAATTTGGAGTTTGTAGCTCAGATGAATCGCTGTTTTGATCAAATACTTGCAGACAAAGCCATTTTTTCCATTGTTTTAACATCCACTGACGAAAAAAATTTTTCTCAGGGGATTGATATCCAATGGTTGGAACAAAAGATGAAAGATA belongs to Desulfobacula toluolica Tol2 and includes:
- the epmA gene encoding EF-P lysine aminoacylase EpmA; amino-acid sequence: MIQAIRDFFTGNHYLEVDTPIRCPSVIPEAQIDPVTTEGHFLQASPELCMKRLLSKGFDKIFQICKCFRKNERGSHHLPELTMLEWYAKDNTYLDLMNQCKGLIQFIASRLSLGNKIRYQDKRIQLAAPWEKLTVEQAFDMYADKSLNTALEDNSFDEIMSFQIEPCLGNATPVFLYDYPARLASLAKLKPDNPACAQRFEFYMAGIELANGFTELTDPVEQQLRFEKENQIRISQNKAKIPVPEKFLKDLETMPDAAGIAMGVDRLVMIFCNAPSIDHIVTFTPESL
- a CDS encoding hydantoinase/oxoprolinase family protein, whose protein sequence is MIIGLDVGGTHTDAVLLSSNGIEKKVKVSTDSADLFNTILSCFTKLLDNIDPKHVKRIVISTTLTTNAIVQKNMEPVGIIVSAGPGIDPQAFRIGKHYYCVSGSINHRGREKAPVNKMEIEDIAKKLKKSGIEYVGVISKFCVRNPSHEILIKRILNKYFKKIFLGHHVSGNLNFPRRIVTTHLNAAVFSLYKSFFEAVKKSLAEKGLTIPIQILKADGGTMSLESSMSFPGQTVLSGPAASIMGAIPYAPKKQDAIVLDIGGTTTDIAFLVDKAPLLEPVGIRRGQYKSLIRSLLTDSKGIGGDSTVRVKDKELTIGPDRQGPAMAFGGPEPTLTDALFVLGLMKDGDQENAQKGIHNIAMELGLTDKETADKIFKKCCSVILKKTFEMIDRLNSKPVYTVHEFLEGYKISPRKILILGGPAPYFAKKIEELYHIKTIAVPESSVANAIGAALARTTCEVSLNADTEQGIVTAHEEDFAEPISKTYSDENLIETATTLLKEKAINSGANPDNLTEVEVVEFQKFNIVRNFSPRGKIYRTKMQIKPGLIKGFEKVL
- a CDS encoding histone deacetylase family protein; its protein translation is MLKAHHKTGLVFFPAFDWAIDPTHPEREERLLYTQDQVIEEGIFDISGIIEYKPEIVTNQDIRRAHFCVPSEKAVTTESHLISAGGAKAIADAVLNKEVKNGFALVRPPGHHAMRVSHGGRGFCHINIEAIMVEYIRSQFGIKKIAIVDTDCHHGDGTNDIFWHDPDVLFISLHQDGRTMYPGTGFPGELGGPNAKGSNLNIPLPPGTSTEGYLYVIRNCVLPVLEEFKPDLIVNSAGQDNHYTDPLTNMNFSAQGYAKLTTLLKPDIAVLEGGYSIEGALPYVNLGIILAMAGLDYSGVVEPDFNPERLKQSVSITDKIKKTTDLVNSYWNQKDELRQKAGKPGELQIRHREIFYDTDNIFERQKEKVRICPDCGGCFEIDSNATPGRHILAVHIPINACKACIEAGYKFFDQADKSKFDKIFLQDRPKDTYQTK